One Micromonospora eburnea genomic region harbors:
- a CDS encoding helix-turn-helix domain-containing protein gives MSVTEQRYRAVLEVQAGLPVSEVAERFGVSRQTVRRWLGWYRDEGLGAWGHVRAGGVRDGHRVIRSDAMRRSAPRRAGRCRVGWCRR, from the coding sequence ATGAGCGTGACGGAGCAGCGTTACCGAGCAGTGTTGGAGGTCCAGGCCGGGCTTCCGGTGTCTGAGGTTGCCGAGCGGTTCGGTGTGTCCCGGCAGACGGTGCGCCGCTGGTTGGGCTGGTATCGGGATGAGGGCCTGGGGGCCTGGGGTCACGTCCGCGCTGGTGGTGTAAGAGACGGCCATCGCGTGATCCGTTCTGATGCTATGCGGCGATCGGCGCCGCGTCGGGCTGGTCGGTGTCGTGTTGGCTGGTGTCGACGGTGA
- a CDS encoding winged helix-turn-helix transcriptional regulator: MATTASQKTAQAKIEYDAFLAVCPSHQLLDRISHKWVALILAALGSGPDCVGEPRPMRYSQLSRLLAGVSQKMLTQTLRSLERDGLISRTVVPTVPVTVSYELTELGLSLHQMMRGLKIWAETHMDDVLTNRAMHDTSTA, translated from the coding sequence ATGGCGACGACAGCGTCCCAGAAGACGGCGCAGGCAAAGATCGAATATGACGCTTTCCTAGCGGTATGTCCTAGTCACCAGCTGCTTGACCGCATCTCCCACAAATGGGTCGCGCTGATTCTGGCCGCTCTGGGCAGCGGGCCCGACTGCGTCGGCGAGCCGCGGCCGATGCGCTACTCGCAGTTATCCCGCCTGCTGGCCGGTGTGAGCCAGAAGATGCTGACTCAGACGCTGCGCTCTCTGGAGCGCGACGGGCTGATCAGCCGCACCGTGGTGCCGACCGTGCCCGTCACGGTCTCTTACGAGCTGACCGAGCTCGGTCTGTCCTTGCATCAGATGATGCGCGGCCTCAAGATTTGGGCCGAGACGCACATGGACGACGTGCTCACCAACCGCGCGATGCACGACACCAGCACCGCCTGA
- a CDS encoding FtsX-like permease family protein → MLQLPNTLSGTETGAARAALGQALTGTDSRVLTAEEWITDVTDQVRRSNNFGLTILLGPAGVYAAIAVVNATLIGATQRRRQHRALGLLGATRDQLRRTALWQAALITGAGLVLGGLTTAFLGWLVRRAVAADLAGTGVHVSMTVPWLPLLAIVSACVGLAVAAAIAGAAGRQSRATTA, encoded by the coding sequence ATACTCCAGTTACCCAACACTCTCTCAGGCACCGAAACCGGCGCGGCAAGGGCAGCTCTCGGCCAAGCTCTGACCGGCACCGACAGCCGGGTACTGACGGCTGAGGAATGGATCACCGACGTCACTGACCAGGTCCGGCGCAGTAACAACTTCGGCCTCACCATCCTGCTCGGCCCAGCCGGGGTCTATGCCGCCATCGCCGTCGTCAACGCCACCCTCATCGGCGCCACCCAACGACGCAGGCAACACCGAGCACTCGGCCTGCTCGGCGCGACACGCGACCAGCTGCGTCGCACCGCGCTCTGGCAAGCCGCCCTCATCACCGGCGCCGGTCTGGTCCTCGGCGGACTCACCACCGCATTCCTCGGCTGGCTCGTCCGACGAGCAGTCGCCGCCGACCTCGCCGGCACCGGAGTGCATGTCTCGATGACCGTTCCGTGGCTCCCACTGCTCGCGATCGTCTCGGCCTGCGTCGGCCTCGCCGTGGCAGCGGCCATAGCAGGTGCGGCAGGTCGCCAGAGCCGGGCCACGACCGCGTGA
- a CDS encoding helix-turn-helix domain-containing protein codes for MLSFVEVAARPEYTVTAVTCRDDHRNWSVAEAHDSFRVVIVRQGRFRRRTGGVCADLDPTVAYLGVPGQEERFAHPAGGDVCTSVTLAPALWRALAGDTQRVRPTIYVDAQADLAHRRVVAAARTGDVDFALTEQLLKLMSHAITQAVTEPTPAGANTAGGNRPLVEAARELIGADHPAAGGLLPLAALLGVSPYRLSRAFTGELGVSLTRYRNRVRVARALDRLAAGEPRLGVLAADLGFADQAHLCRTLRAHVGHTPTGLRRLLTQPAAALPVG; via the coding sequence GTGCTTTCGTTCGTTGAGGTCGCGGCTCGGCCCGAGTACACCGTCACCGCGGTCACCTGCCGAGACGACCACAGGAACTGGTCCGTGGCTGAGGCGCACGACAGCTTCCGGGTCGTGATCGTGCGGCAGGGCAGATTCCGCAGAAGGACCGGCGGCGTCTGCGCCGATCTCGACCCCACCGTCGCCTATCTCGGTGTGCCCGGCCAGGAGGAGCGCTTCGCCCACCCGGCCGGCGGCGACGTCTGCACCTCAGTAACCCTGGCCCCCGCACTGTGGCGAGCCCTCGCCGGCGATACCCAGCGGGTAAGGCCGACCATCTACGTCGACGCGCAAGCAGATCTGGCACATCGGCGGGTTGTCGCCGCCGCTCGGACCGGAGACGTCGACTTCGCGCTCACTGAGCAACTGCTGAAGCTGATGAGCCACGCGATCACGCAGGCCGTCACCGAGCCCACCCCAGCCGGAGCGAACACCGCCGGTGGTAACCGCCCACTCGTCGAGGCGGCTCGTGAGCTGATCGGCGCCGATCATCCCGCCGCCGGCGGCTTGTTGCCGCTGGCGGCGTTGCTCGGCGTCTCGCCTTACCGGCTGAGCCGAGCGTTCACCGGGGAACTCGGGGTGTCGCTCACCCGCTACCGCAACCGCGTCCGCGTCGCGCGCGCGTTGGACCGGTTGGCAGCCGGTGAGCCTCGGCTCGGCGTGCTCGCCGCAGACCTCGGCTTCGCCGATCAGGCGCACCTGTGCCGGACGCTACGAGCCCACGTGGGTCACACCCCGACCGGGCTGCGCCGCCTGCTGACACAACCTGCCGCAGCGCTGCCGGTGGGCTAG
- a CDS encoding aldo/keto reductase family oxidoreductase, translating into MISTSLPGGTWTLGDLTVTRFGYGAMQLAGPWVMGPPADHDGALAVLREAVNLGITHIDTADAYGPHVTNQLIREALHPYAESLHIATKVGATRDEQGGWPPARDPESLRRAVHDNLETLGLEVLDLVNLRLGNAEGPQPGPIAEAFETLVELQRQGLIRHLGVSNATAEQVTEAKAIAPIVCVQNMYNLAHRQDDELIDALAEEGIAYVPFFPLGGFSPLQSSELSAVAARLEATPMSVALAWLLQRSPNILLIPGTSSTAHLHENVAGAGLSLSADDLTALDNIGR; encoded by the coding sequence ATGATCTCCACTTCCCTTCCCGGCGGTACCTGGACGCTGGGAGACCTGACCGTCACCCGGTTCGGCTACGGCGCTATGCAGCTCGCCGGCCCCTGGGTCATGGGACCGCCCGCCGACCACGACGGCGCCCTCGCCGTCCTCCGCGAGGCCGTCAACCTCGGCATCACCCACATCGACACCGCCGACGCCTACGGGCCGCACGTCACCAACCAGCTGATCCGCGAAGCGCTGCACCCATACGCCGAATCGCTGCATATCGCGACCAAGGTCGGCGCAACCCGCGACGAGCAGGGCGGCTGGCCGCCGGCCCGCGACCCGGAAAGCCTGCGCCGGGCCGTCCACGACAACCTCGAAACTCTCGGCCTCGAGGTACTCGACCTGGTCAACCTCCGGCTCGGCAACGCCGAAGGACCCCAGCCCGGCCCGATCGCCGAGGCATTCGAGACGCTTGTCGAACTCCAGCGGCAGGGCCTGATCCGGCACCTCGGGGTGAGCAACGCGACGGCCGAACAGGTCACCGAGGCGAAGGCGATCGCGCCGATCGTGTGCGTGCAGAACATGTACAACCTCGCGCACCGCCAGGACGACGAGTTGATCGACGCGCTCGCCGAAGAGGGCATCGCCTACGTGCCCTTCTTCCCCCTCGGCGGCTTCAGCCCGCTGCAGTCGTCGGAACTCTCGGCCGTGGCCGCCCGGTTGGAGGCGACACCGATGTCGGTCGCCCTGGCCTGGCTGCTGCAGCGCTCGCCGAACATCCTGCTGATCCCCGGCACCTCCTCCACAGCCCACCTGCACGAGAACGTCGCCGGCGCGGGCCTCTCGCTCTCCGCCGACGACCTCACCGCGCTGGACAACATCGGCCGCTAG
- a CDS encoding IS256 family transposase has product MAASASVNPVDLLREQIEGASPDVLQAMVKTFAQALMSAEADAVCGAGYGQRSDERVNSRNGYRHREWDTRAGTIDLAIPKLRHGSYFPEWLLTHRRRAEQALVSVVATSYLLGVSTRRVEKLVEQLGIRQLSKSQVSEMAAHLDAQVEAFRNRPLDSGHYTFVWMDALTMKVREAGRTVNVHALIAVGVNADGQREVLGLDVASDEDGAGWLAFLRSLTARGLSGVRLVISDAHAGLVHAIGAALPGASWQRCRTHYLRNLLTKVPKSAQPWIATLVRTIFDQPDADAVRAQFDRVVTTIEAKFPAAAEHLDAARDDLLAFTGFPREIWRQIWSNNPQERLNKEIRRRTDVVGIFPNRPAIIRLVGAVLAEQTDEWTEGRRYMGLELLAKARLITVDTSQHDTDQPDAAPIAA; this is encoded by the coding sequence ATGGCCGCTTCAGCGAGTGTGAACCCTGTTGACCTGCTGCGCGAGCAGATCGAGGGCGCGTCGCCTGATGTGTTGCAGGCGATGGTGAAGACGTTCGCGCAGGCGTTGATGTCCGCCGAGGCGGACGCGGTCTGCGGCGCGGGATATGGGCAGCGCAGCGATGAGCGGGTGAACTCCCGCAACGGTTACCGGCATCGGGAGTGGGACACCCGCGCCGGGACGATCGACCTGGCGATCCCGAAGCTGCGGCACGGCAGCTACTTTCCGGAGTGGTTGCTCACCCACCGGCGGCGGGCCGAGCAGGCCTTGGTCTCGGTCGTGGCCACGAGTTACCTGCTGGGGGTGTCGACGCGGCGGGTGGAGAAGCTGGTCGAGCAGCTCGGGATCCGGCAGCTGTCGAAGTCGCAGGTCTCGGAGATGGCCGCCCACCTGGACGCGCAGGTCGAGGCGTTCCGCAACCGGCCCTTGGACTCAGGGCATTACACGTTCGTGTGGATGGACGCGCTGACGATGAAGGTCCGCGAAGCCGGTCGCACCGTCAACGTCCACGCGCTGATCGCTGTCGGCGTCAACGCTGACGGCCAACGCGAAGTCCTCGGCCTCGACGTCGCCTCCGACGAAGACGGCGCCGGCTGGCTGGCGTTCCTGCGATCGTTGACCGCCCGCGGCCTGTCCGGTGTCCGCCTGGTCATCTCCGACGCCCACGCAGGCCTGGTGCATGCCATCGGGGCGGCTCTGCCCGGGGCCTCGTGGCAGCGGTGCAGGACCCATTACCTGCGCAACCTGCTGACCAAGGTGCCGAAGTCCGCGCAGCCGTGGATCGCCACCCTCGTCCGGACGATCTTCGACCAGCCCGACGCCGACGCCGTCCGCGCCCAGTTCGACAGGGTCGTGACCACCATCGAAGCGAAGTTCCCGGCCGCGGCCGAGCACCTCGATGCCGCCCGCGACGACCTCCTGGCGTTCACCGGCTTCCCGCGTGAGATCTGGCGCCAGATCTGGTCCAACAATCCTCAGGAGCGACTGAACAAGGAGATTCGCCGCCGCACCGACGTCGTCGGGATCTTCCCCAACCGGCCGGCGATCATCCGCCTCGTGGGCGCAGTCCTGGCCGAGCAGACCGACGAATGGACCGAAGGACGCCGCTACATGGGCCTGGAACTACTGGCCAAAGCCCGCCTGATCACCGTCGACACCAGCCAACACGACACCGACCAGCCCGACGCGGCGCCGATCGCCGCATAG
- a CDS encoding CGNR zinc finger domain-containing protein — MVRFGHISGDRMLDLVNTVAWRLGGRERAENLKTFSDVVDWCVESDLISGDEAVALRDLAGQDDDQAERERQQVIEARESAYAALFEDDTEAAADLAGMYRAAIAAADLVRTGDRWQWRDRETDLCLPRNRIVRGLVALTQRDDLDRLHQCEDAKCGWVYLDTSPRRNRRWCNTKDCGDRNRARAYYARQKAKSHRP, encoded by the coding sequence ATGGTGAGGTTCGGCCACATCTCGGGCGACCGCATGCTCGACCTGGTGAACACCGTTGCCTGGCGCCTCGGCGGGCGCGAACGCGCCGAGAACCTGAAGACCTTCTCCGACGTCGTCGACTGGTGCGTCGAGTCCGACCTGATCAGCGGAGACGAGGCCGTGGCCTTGCGCGACCTCGCCGGCCAGGACGACGACCAGGCCGAGCGGGAACGGCAACAGGTCATCGAAGCGCGCGAGAGCGCCTACGCGGCTCTCTTCGAGGATGACACCGAAGCCGCCGCAGACCTCGCGGGCATGTACCGGGCGGCGATCGCCGCAGCCGACCTGGTCCGCACCGGCGACCGCTGGCAATGGCGAGACCGGGAAACCGACCTCTGTTTGCCCCGCAATCGCATCGTCCGCGGGCTCGTGGCTCTCACCCAGCGCGACGACCTCGACCGCCTCCACCAGTGCGAAGACGCCAAGTGCGGCTGGGTTTATCTCGACACATCACCGCGGCGGAACCGCCGCTGGTGCAACACGAAGGACTGCGGCGACCGCAACCGCGCCCGCGCCTACTACGCCCGACAAAAGGCGAAGAGCCACCGGCCCTGA
- a CDS encoding tyrosine-type recombinase/integrase, producing MTRVHVEAFQAWMIETRSASTGLNKHKGLQQVFKWLLVDEQAIDRSPMDRVRQPTTSRKLIPVLRDEDTSKVLDACKGRGLANLRDEALIRLLCNTGVRRSEVGNLLVADVNLNTESVRFHGKGAKDRRVRFGPKTARAVSRYLRVRDKHKGAALPNL from the coding sequence GTGACGCGGGTGCATGTGGAGGCGTTCCAGGCCTGGATGATCGAGACCAGGTCCGCGTCGACCGGTTTGAACAAGCACAAGGGTCTGCAGCAGGTCTTTAAGTGGCTGCTTGTCGATGAGCAGGCCATCGACCGATCACCGATGGACCGGGTTCGGCAGCCGACGACGTCCCGCAAGTTGATTCCGGTCCTGCGTGACGAGGACACCAGTAAGGTGCTCGACGCGTGCAAGGGCAGAGGCTTGGCCAATCTGCGTGACGAGGCGTTGATCCGACTGCTGTGCAACACCGGCGTCCGCCGGTCCGAGGTCGGTAACCTCCTTGTCGCGGACGTCAATCTGAACACCGAGTCGGTGCGCTTCCACGGCAAGGGCGCGAAGGACCGACGGGTGCGGTTTGGACCCAAGACCGCCCGGGCGGTGAGCCGGTATCTGCGAGTCCGGGACAAACACAAGGGTGCCGCCCTGCCGAACCTGTGA
- a CDS encoding MFS transporter → MPAAAPRRSFTALWASQASSNLADGLLQAAAPLLVATLTRDPLAVAGMTVVQFLPWLVATLPAGAMADRMDRRRILTAGNWLRAAGFALLAVTLANGWRHVALLYAAVFLAGCAETMVDNAALTIPPRLLPREQLERANGRLFATQSVINTFIGPPAGAALFALAASAAFYTGAAAFALAGLAALLLPALRPTSGEQQRRHSTPTTITQDIRSGWAHFWHHDLLRRVAFISAAINFFGAATGGLLVLLITGPYHMPMSRYGLFIAVPAAGAIAGSLLAEHVVPRIGGGPTTWLAALTPAASYAILGLSHNTPLALASMFCAAIATSLNQIVVSTLRQAAVPDELLGRVTAAYRLVVLGVVPLGALAGGMLGRSLGIHAPFIAAALGLVLAALLLASRVTTQALRDAENNPSVRHERRQELLI, encoded by the coding sequence GTGCCTGCCGCCGCCCCACGCAGATCGTTCACGGCGCTGTGGGCGTCCCAAGCGTCCTCAAACCTCGCCGACGGGCTACTGCAGGCCGCGGCGCCGCTGCTCGTCGCCACGCTGACCCGTGACCCGCTCGCGGTGGCGGGCATGACGGTGGTGCAGTTCCTGCCCTGGCTGGTCGCAACCCTCCCCGCCGGCGCGATGGCCGACCGGATGGACAGACGTCGGATACTCACCGCTGGCAACTGGCTGCGCGCGGCCGGGTTCGCGCTGCTCGCCGTGACCTTGGCGAATGGATGGCGCCACGTCGCACTGCTCTACGCCGCAGTGTTCCTAGCCGGCTGCGCCGAGACGATGGTCGACAACGCCGCCCTGACCATCCCGCCCCGTCTCTTGCCACGCGAGCAGCTCGAGCGCGCCAACGGCCGATTGTTCGCGACCCAGTCCGTCATCAACACCTTCATCGGTCCGCCTGCCGGGGCGGCGTTGTTCGCGCTGGCAGCATCAGCGGCCTTCTACACCGGCGCGGCCGCGTTCGCCCTCGCCGGCCTGGCAGCTCTACTGCTGCCCGCGCTGCGCCCCACCAGCGGGGAACAGCAGCGCCGCCACTCGACCCCGACCACCATCACCCAGGACATCCGCTCCGGATGGGCCCACTTCTGGCACCACGACCTGCTGCGCCGGGTCGCGTTCATCTCGGCGGCAATCAACTTCTTCGGCGCGGCCACCGGCGGGTTGCTCGTTCTGCTGATCACCGGCCCGTACCACATGCCCATGTCACGCTACGGCCTGTTCATCGCCGTCCCCGCCGCCGGCGCGATCGCCGGCTCACTGCTCGCCGAACACGTCGTGCCCCGTATCGGCGGCGGCCCCACCACCTGGCTCGCCGCCCTCACCCCGGCCGCCAGCTACGCCATCCTCGGCCTGAGTCACAACACACCCCTCGCCCTTGCCAGCATGTTCTGCGCTGCCATCGCCACCTCGCTGAACCAGATCGTCGTCAGCACCCTGCGCCAAGCAGCAGTCCCCGACGAACTCCTCGGCCGCGTCACCGCCGCCTACCGCCTGGTCGTCCTGGGTGTCGTCCCCCTCGGAGCCCTCGCCGGCGGCATGCTCGGACGCAGCCTGGGAATCCACGCACCCTTCATCGCCGCAGCCCTCGGACTCGTGCTCGCCGCGCTCCTGCTCGCCTCCCGGGTCACCACCCAAGCCCTCCGTGACGCCGAAAACAACCCATCAGTGCGTCACGAACGCAGACAGGAGCTACTGATCTAG
- a CDS encoding phospholipase D-like domain-containing protein, with amino-acid sequence MKNNDYYRTTSGGNAESYFFPRAGSSASTDTIYNMLDENVTCEGNTSVGTETGRTVIRIGMWDFSRNAIATKLRELADRKCWVDVVYTEMGGDVRSILGGHDRIQLYRISGSYIVHSKYMLIEGTYRGLRDTKWVITGSHNYSDQALREDDEALLRIRSATIHDQYRSNFWALRAAGVPQS; translated from the coding sequence ATGAAGAACAACGACTACTACCGGACCACCTCCGGCGGCAACGCAGAGTCGTACTTCTTCCCGCGCGCCGGCTCGAGCGCCAGCACCGACACGATCTACAACATGCTCGACGAGAACGTCACCTGCGAGGGCAACACCTCGGTCGGCACCGAGACGGGACGCACCGTCATCCGGATCGGCATGTGGGACTTCAGCCGCAACGCCATCGCGACCAAGCTGCGTGAGCTGGCCGACCGGAAGTGCTGGGTCGACGTCGTCTACACCGAGATGGGCGGGGACGTGCGGAGCATCCTCGGCGGGCACGACCGAATCCAGCTCTACCGGATCAGCGGCAGCTACATCGTCCACTCGAAGTACATGTTGATCGAGGGGACGTACCGTGGCCTGCGGGACACCAAGTGGGTGATCACGGGCAGCCACAACTACTCCGACCAGGCGCTGCGGGAGGACGACGAGGCTCTGCTGCGGATCCGGTCGGCGACCATCCACGACCAGTACCGGTCGAACTTCTGGGCGCTGCGCGCCGCAGGCGTGCCGCAGAGCTGA
- a CDS encoding SRPBCC family protein — MASIRNEISIKSSADDVWKVIGDFGTGPSRMAPGYVVDTRIDGDCRVVTFADGTVARERFISVDGDARRIVYTVIGDTLCPNHDNASMQVVAEDQHHCRLIWIHDVLPDDLAVPIQTAMAQGAAVIKRTLESRAGRA; from the coding sequence ATGGCTTCAATACGCAACGAAATTTCGATCAAATCCAGTGCTGACGATGTCTGGAAGGTCATCGGCGACTTCGGTACGGGTCCTTCGCGCATGGCGCCCGGTTACGTCGTCGACACCCGCATCGACGGAGATTGTCGAGTCGTCACCTTCGCCGACGGCACGGTGGCACGCGAACGGTTCATTTCCGTCGATGGCGATGCTCGCCGGATCGTCTATACGGTCATCGGAGATACCCTCTGTCCCAATCATGACAACGCCTCGATGCAGGTCGTCGCTGAAGATCAGCACCATTGTCGACTGATCTGGATCCACGACGTGCTACCCGACGATCTCGCCGTGCCCATCCAAACGGCGATGGCCCAGGGCGCAGCCGTCATCAAACGGACCCTGGAATCCCGCGCCGGGCGGGCCTGA
- a CDS encoding VOC family protein, with protein sequence MPALAELATIVIDCAEPGPLAAFYRTVTGWEVTYSDADCVYLGGNAAIQLGFQHVAGYQPPTWPDPAKHAHLDFKVADIDHTVKELLALGATKPEFQPGGDEWTVLTDPAGHPFCLAAGL encoded by the coding sequence ATGCCTGCACTGGCCGAACTCGCCACGATCGTCATCGACTGCGCCGAACCCGGTCCACTTGCGGCGTTCTACCGGACGGTGACCGGCTGGGAGGTCACGTACAGCGACGCCGACTGTGTATATCTGGGCGGCAATGCCGCCATTCAGCTCGGCTTCCAGCATGTCGCGGGCTACCAGCCGCCGACCTGGCCCGATCCCGCGAAACACGCCCACCTCGACTTCAAGGTCGCCGACATCGACCACACCGTCAAGGAACTGCTGGCACTCGGTGCGACCAAACCCGAGTTCCAACCCGGCGGCGATGAGTGGACCGTGCTTACCGACCCCGCGGGACACCCGTTCTGCTTGGCCGCCGGCCTCTGA